The Seleniivibrio woodruffii genome window below encodes:
- a CDS encoding YhcH/YjgK/YiaL family protein, protein MAIVTVLDELINACADETVKKYLLSLKDEKSDAVRRIRSFSQPTFERFQITDSIFAIEQSFDTKDRELCFFESHRNYIDIQIIIDGSEQMELCRIEKLETDVPFDAGKDLIKYKLTDNASKLAFSGFDCAVYFPADAHLCVAKLGETSTVYKTVLKVPADGTFQAIFPNTFA, encoded by the coding sequence ATGGCTATTGTGACCGTTCTGGACGAACTTATAAACGCCTGTGCCGATGAGACCGTAAAAAAATATCTGCTGTCGCTTAAAGATGAAAAATCCGATGCGGTCCGCAGGATACGCTCCTTTTCTCAGCCCACGTTTGAAAGATTTCAGATAACAGACAGCATCTTCGCCATCGAGCAGTCTTTTGACACCAAGGACCGGGAACTCTGCTTTTTCGAATCACACAGGAACTACATCGATATACAGATAATAATTGACGGAAGCGAACAGATGGAACTGTGCCGCATTGAAAAACTGGAGACGGACGTTCCGTTTGATGCGGGAAAGGATCTCATTAAATATAAACTGACAGACAACGCATCAAAACTTGCGTTCTCAGGATTCGACTGCGCAGTATATTTCCCCGCCGATGCCCACCTCTGCGTGGCAAAGCTCGGCGAAACCTCAACTGTTTACAAAACTGTGCTGAAAGTCCCCGCTGACGGAACTTTTCAGGCTATTTTCCCCAACACTTTCGCATAG
- a CDS encoding NAD-dependent epimerase/dehydratase family protein, giving the protein MNEKVIVFGGAGFLGCYVVEELLKRGYRVTAADIRKSEYLPEACEFVQCDIMDRHAVSQLITSDVSYVYNFAGMANLDMAVAHPVETIESNIMGNLNILEASKNKNIKRYIYASSAYALSDRGSFYGVSKLASEKLTEEYYRAFGLKFTIIRYGSVYGERAYGNNYLYSVLKSAITEKKIVHDRDGQEVREYIHAQDAATMSVDIIEDEKFSNGHIILTGIERMPRVDLFVMIKEILGNDVEIVLNKEVNDHHYKLTPYSFHPSVCKKLVPNPFIDMGQGILDCIREIHEREHGD; this is encoded by the coding sequence ATGAATGAAAAGGTTATTGTTTTCGGAGGGGCGGGGTTTCTGGGATGTTATGTGGTGGAGGAGCTTCTGAAAAGGGGCTACAGGGTCACTGCGGCTGATATCAGAAAGAGCGAATATCTTCCGGAAGCATGCGAATTTGTTCAGTGTGATATTATGGACAGGCATGCGGTAAGTCAGCTTATCACTTCTGATGTGTCCTATGTCTACAACTTTGCCGGCATGGCAAATCTGGATATGGCTGTTGCGCACCCCGTTGAGACCATCGAGTCCAACATAATGGGCAACCTGAACATTCTGGAAGCCAGCAAAAATAAAAATATCAAAAGATATATTTACGCATCAAGCGCTTACGCTCTCAGCGACAGAGGCTCGTTTTACGGTGTCAGCAAACTGGCATCGGAAAAACTCACCGAGGAATATTACAGAGCGTTCGGACTGAAATTTACCATCATCCGCTACGGTTCGGTATACGGCGAGAGGGCATACGGCAACAACTATCTCTATTCGGTGCTGAAAAGCGCAATAACCGAGAAGAAGATAGTCCACGACAGGGACGGGCAGGAGGTTCGGGAGTACATCCACGCACAGGATGCCGCCACAATGTCGGTGGATATCATTGAGGATGAAAAATTCTCCAACGGACACATAATCCTGACGGGCATCGAGCGGATGCCGAGGGTGGATCTGTTCGTAATGATAAAAGAGATTCTGGGCAACGATGTGGAGATTGTGCTGAACAAAGAGGTGAACGACCACCACTATAAGCTCACGCCCTATTCGTTCCATCCCAGCGTCTGTAAAAAACTTGTACCCAACCCGTTCATAGATATGGGACAGGGGATTCTTGACTGTATCCGTGAGATACACGAGAGGGAGCACGGCGATTAA
- a CDS encoding glycosyltransferase family 2 protein, producing MNKVSIVTIVKNDSAGLEKTVKSVTAQTFQDYEFIIIDGASNDGTPDVINTFKQHFRKIISEPDNGIYDAMNKGIASASGEYIIFMNAGDVFASPEVLELVFSSIKGRPDVIYGDYLVDYGYTTRLLHGIPAEKIWQGMLTSHQSTLVRTELMRSYPFDLNLKIGADFGTLYKLAVKGCRFLYTPVTIAVIEPGGVSDRKRIQVYREHLQTVRRYCGFSPKIIIYYVFRIAESWLRQRVKSILPEKTVRTVIKHKADK from the coding sequence ATGAATAAAGTGTCAATCGTTACCATTGTTAAGAACGATTCGGCAGGGCTTGAAAAAACAGTTAAAAGCGTTACAGCTCAGACATTTCAGGACTATGAATTCATAATAATCGACGGCGCATCAAACGACGGTACGCCGGACGTCATAAACACATTTAAACAGCACTTCCGGAAAATCATTTCCGAACCGGACAACGGCATTTACGATGCCATGAACAAAGGCATCGCCAGCGCCTCCGGTGAATACATCATCTTCATGAATGCCGGAGACGTTTTCGCATCACCCGAAGTCCTTGAGCTGGTGTTTTCATCTATTAAGGGCAGACCGGATGTGATATACGGCGACTATCTGGTGGACTACGGCTACACGACAAGACTGCTCCACGGCATACCCGCCGAAAAGATATGGCAGGGGATGCTGACATCCCACCAGAGCACACTGGTGCGCACCGAGCTGATGCGGAGCTATCCGTTCGATCTGAATCTAAAAATAGGCGCAGACTTCGGCACCCTGTACAAACTGGCCGTAAAGGGATGCAGATTCCTTTACACCCCCGTAACCATCGCAGTTATAGAGCCGGGGGGCGTTTCCGACAGAAAACGTATTCAGGTTTACAGGGAACATTTGCAGACAGTAAGAAGATATTGCGGATTCAGCCCCAAAATTATAATCTATTATGTGTTCAGAATTGCCGAATCATGGCTGAGACAGAGAGTCAAAAGCATTCTGCCGGAGAAGACCGTCAGAACCGTTATAAAACACAAGGCGGACAAATGA
- a CDS encoding phosphoglycerate dehydrogenase produces MKVFISTHPFFETSPVPKKLLEDNGIEYRLNSRGRKLTSAELAEDIRDAVVLVAGTENITEEVFKNAPNLKLISRVGVGLDGVDFELCRKYGVQVAYTPEAPTTAVAELCVGMMLDLARKITESDKLMRKGGWARHMGLLLHSRTVGIFGMGRIGKSLAHMLSGFNVKILAHDINPDIIFGRNERITYTDKETVLRNSDIVSINLPLKKDTRNFITAKEFSMMQKHAFLINTARGGIVNEDDLYDALKNGVIAGSAADVFVDEPYKGKLLELENMIFTCHMGAATTASRTDMEVESVQEAVRFLTGQKLKNEVFSNE; encoded by the coding sequence ATGAAGGTATTCATCTCCACCCATCCTTTTTTCGAAACGTCTCCCGTGCCTAAAAAGCTCCTTGAGGACAACGGGATAGAATACCGTCTGAACTCAAGAGGCCGCAAGCTGACCTCCGCCGAACTGGCAGAGGACATCAGGGATGCAGTGGTTCTGGTTGCGGGTACAGAGAACATAACCGAGGAAGTCTTCAAAAATGCGCCGAACCTTAAACTCATCTCCCGTGTTGGAGTGGGGCTTGACGGTGTGGATTTTGAGCTTTGCAGAAAATACGGCGTACAGGTGGCATACACCCCCGAAGCACCCACAACGGCTGTTGCGGAACTCTGCGTGGGCATGATGCTCGATCTGGCGAGAAAGATAACCGAATCGGACAAGCTCATGCGCAAAGGCGGCTGGGCAAGGCACATGGGGCTTCTGCTCCACAGCCGCACAGTGGGCATATTCGGCATGGGACGCATAGGCAAGAGCCTTGCGCATATGCTTTCAGGCTTCAACGTTAAAATTCTGGCGCACGACATCAACCCCGATATAATCTTCGGGCGCAACGAGCGCATAACCTATACGGATAAAGAGACGGTGCTCAGAAACAGCGACATAGTGAGTATTAATCTGCCGCTGAAAAAGGACACAAGAAACTTTATAACGGCAAAAGAGTTTTCCATGATGCAGAAACATGCATTTCTGATAAACACCGCCAGAGGCGGAATTGTGAACGAGGATGATCTGTACGATGCGCTGAAAAACGGTGTGATAGCCGGTTCTGCGGCAGATGTTTTCGTGGACGAACCGTACAAAGGCAAGCTTCTTGAACTGGAGAACATGATATTCACCTGCCACATGGGCGCAGCCACAACGGCCAGCCGCACCGATATGGAGGTTGAATCCGTTCAGGAGGCGGTGCGCTTCCTTACGGGGCAGAAACTTAAGAACGAGGTTTTCTCCAATGAATGA
- a CDS encoding GDP-L-fucose synthase family protein codes for MKNKTMVKKTDCVLVAGATGLVGSAIVRALAERGYTNIVGTYYKKTPAPVYKNYLKNYSEMIKSGQLRMIKTDLTDQRQTKNLFSRVKPDFVFNSAARVGGIYANNTFRAEFIYENLRMQNNLIHYSYEFSVKKLLFLGSSCIYPKNAQQPINEAQLLTGELEYTNEPYALAKIAGIRLCESYYLQYGCNFISVMPTNLYGYNDNYDLKGSHVIPALIRKTYLASLLDKGDMKTIEDNLKNECEGTDFEGCLKKIGIEKKDGRTVLNLWGTGSPLREFMHVDDMADASCFLMENVDAWDMDNGSGTYRNAHINIGSGDEVSIKELSRMVAEVVGYKGELRFNPEMPDGTPRKLLDCSRLHSLGFRHRIPLKDGLVSAFNDYLSRT; via the coding sequence GTGAAAAACAAAACCATGGTCAAAAAGACCGACTGTGTTCTGGTGGCGGGAGCAACAGGCCTTGTGGGTTCTGCAATTGTCAGAGCTTTGGCCGAGCGGGGCTACACAAACATAGTAGGCACTTATTACAAAAAAACGCCCGCACCTGTTTACAAAAACTACCTTAAAAACTACTCAGAAATGATAAAGAGCGGTCAGCTGAGGATGATCAAGACCGACCTCACCGATCAGAGGCAGACCAAGAACCTTTTCAGCAGGGTTAAGCCGGATTTCGTTTTCAACTCAGCGGCAAGGGTGGGCGGAATATACGCCAACAACACCTTCAGAGCGGAGTTCATATACGAAAACCTCCGCATGCAAAACAATTTGATCCACTACTCATACGAGTTTTCAGTAAAAAAACTCCTGTTTCTGGGCAGCAGCTGCATCTATCCTAAAAATGCGCAACAGCCCATAAACGAAGCACAGCTTCTCACAGGCGAACTGGAATACACCAACGAACCCTATGCGCTGGCAAAGATCGCAGGCATAAGACTCTGCGAAAGCTATTACCTGCAATACGGATGCAACTTCATATCCGTTATGCCCACAAACCTTTACGGCTATAATGACAACTACGACCTGAAAGGTTCACACGTCATCCCCGCACTCATCAGAAAGACCTATCTGGCAAGCCTGCTCGACAAAGGCGACATGAAAACAATAGAGGACAACCTGAAAAACGAATGCGAAGGCACGGATTTTGAAGGCTGTCTGAAAAAAATCGGCATAGAGAAAAAGGACGGCAGAACCGTTCTGAACCTCTGGGGAACCGGAAGCCCCCTGCGTGAGTTCATGCATGTGGACGACATGGCCGATGCATCCTGTTTTCTGATGGAAAACGTTGATGCATGGGATATGGACAACGGCAGCGGAACCTACCGCAACGCACACATAAACATAGGCTCCGGCGACGAGGTCTCCATAAAGGAGCTTTCCCGAATGGTGGCTGAAGTTGTGGGCTATAAAGGCGAACTCCGCTTCAACCCCGAAATGCCCGACGGAACACCCAGAAAACTTCTGGACTGCTCAAGGCTCCACAGCCTCGGGTTCAGACACAGAATCCCCCTGAAAGATGGTCTGGTGTCCGCTTTTAACGATTATCTGAGCCGCACATAA
- a CDS encoding HAD family hydrolase, whose protein sequence is MIQSIIFDFDGVVLDSMPVKDRGFELLFAEFDEVSVGKLLAFHRENGGISRFVKIRHMFENILGQSITDEGVSEYAERYSKLMLAELTSPKYIIDETLDFIKEYSGRVPMHVASGTEQNELRYICQCQGLTQFFGSIYGSPAPKDRLVADIIAENCYDPAKVVMIGDSTADHDAARASGLIFCGYNGERLRKISDFYIDDYGSFAERFLG, encoded by the coding sequence ATGATACAGAGCATAATTTTCGATTTCGACGGTGTGGTGCTGGATTCCATGCCTGTTAAAGACAGAGGATTTGAGCTTCTTTTTGCGGAGTTCGACGAGGTTTCCGTCGGAAAACTTCTGGCTTTCCACAGGGAGAACGGCGGTATATCCAGATTTGTCAAGATACGCCATATGTTTGAGAATATTCTGGGACAAAGCATAACCGACGAAGGTGTCAGCGAGTATGCCGAAAGGTATTCGAAGCTGATGCTGGCGGAGCTGACCAGTCCTAAGTATATAATAGACGAAACACTTGATTTCATTAAAGAATACAGCGGCAGAGTCCCCATGCACGTCGCATCGGGCACAGAGCAGAACGAGCTGAGATATATCTGCCAATGTCAGGGACTTACTCAGTTTTTCGGCTCAATTTACGGTTCACCTGCGCCCAAGGACAGGCTGGTGGCGGACATCATCGCCGAAAACTGCTATGACCCTGCAAAAGTGGTCATGATAGGTGATTCCACAGCGGATCATGATGCCGCAAGAGCCAGCGGACTGATATTCTGCGGCTACAACGGCGAACGTTTGAGAAAAATTTCCGATTTTTACATAGACGATTACGGCTCATTTGCCGAAAGGTTTCTGGGCTGA
- a CDS encoding cytidylyltransferase domain-containing protein produces MKVTALLPMKGNSERVKNKNMRDFGGKPLYHAVMSVLLKCRNIDRVVINTDSEIIKNDALKNFDRVQVIDRPVEIQGDFVAMNDIIAYDLSKLDGEYFLQTHSTNPLVSPETIDKAIEYFFENLNKYDSVFSVTRLQTRLYWADGSPVNHNPAELLRTQDLPPVYEENSNFFVFSKASFAAAGNKRIGLKPAMFEMNKLEAVDIDEPEDFELAELLYTKRNK; encoded by the coding sequence ATGAAAGTAACGGCACTGCTCCCCATGAAAGGCAATTCCGAAAGGGTTAAGAACAAGAATATGCGTGATTTCGGCGGGAAGCCGCTCTATCACGCCGTGATGAGCGTGCTCCTTAAATGCAGGAACATCGACAGGGTGGTCATAAACACCGACAGCGAAATAATAAAAAATGATGCGCTGAAAAATTTCGACCGTGTTCAGGTTATCGACAGACCCGTTGAGATTCAGGGTGATTTTGTGGCCATGAACGATATCATAGCCTATGACCTGTCGAAACTGGACGGCGAATATTTCCTCCAGACCCACAGCACAAATCCGCTGGTCAGCCCGGAGACAATAGACAAGGCAATCGAATATTTCTTTGAAAATCTTAATAAATATGACTCAGTCTTCTCGGTTACCCGTTTGCAGACACGCCTTTACTGGGCGGACGGCAGCCCCGTTAACCACAACCCCGCAGAACTTCTGCGCACACAGGATCTTCCCCCTGTATACGAGGAGAACAGCAACTTTTTCGTATTCAGCAAAGCCTCTTTTGCCGCCGCAGGCAACAAGCGCATAGGGCTTAAACCCGCCATGTTCGAGATGAACAAGCTGGAAGCTGTCGACATTGACGAGCCTGAGGACTTTGAACTGGCGGAACTTCTTTACACCAAAAGGAATAAGTGA
- a CDS encoding glycosyltransferase family 4 protein gives MNIYYDNIVFWLQRSGGISRYWQELAMRFIADSDSEITFIEQQRPCENRFREALHMSNMLYERRLPLQIARYLNVRAKLKELSVFHSSYYRDINAPRSAKIVTVHDMTYELYVKGLKKTVHTAQKRHAVRAADGVICISENTRRDLLSFFPEIDESKITVVHNGVGEDFRPSDKPKEAIFEAFGLKDDKYAVFLGDRGRYKNFDAAVRACALSGHFLLVMGGKPVTDDEKELLKTCLKDRYKIFGYMTNGQICEVFSAADCLLYPSLYEGFGLPVLEAMRCGCPVVASDCSSLPEAAGDAGILVKNMTPEGYAEAMDSLKDRRDELIARGFAHSANFSWDRCFEETKSFYAKVLGKIA, from the coding sequence ATGAACATATACTATGACAACATAGTTTTCTGGCTGCAGCGTTCCGGCGGTATCTCAAGATACTGGCAGGAGCTTGCCATGCGCTTTATAGCCGATTCGGACAGCGAAATAACCTTCATCGAACAGCAGCGCCCATGCGAAAACCGCTTCCGTGAAGCGCTACATATGAGCAATATGCTTTACGAAAGGAGGCTGCCGCTTCAGATCGCAAGATATCTGAACGTGAGGGCGAAGCTGAAAGAGCTTTCGGTGTTTCATTCCAGCTATTACAGGGACATAAATGCGCCCCGTTCGGCAAAGATCGTCACTGTCCACGATATGACCTATGAGCTTTATGTCAAGGGGCTTAAAAAGACTGTGCATACCGCCCAGAAGCGCCATGCGGTGCGGGCTGCTGACGGCGTTATCTGCATTTCGGAGAACACCAGACGTGACCTCCTGAGTTTTTTTCCTGAAATTGACGAATCAAAGATCACTGTGGTACACAACGGCGTAGGCGAGGATTTCAGACCTTCTGATAAGCCGAAAGAGGCTATTTTTGAGGCTTTCGGGCTGAAAGATGATAAGTATGCAGTTTTTCTGGGAGACAGGGGAAGATATAAAAACTTTGATGCCGCAGTAAGGGCATGCGCACTCAGCGGACATTTTCTGCTTGTGATGGGCGGAAAACCTGTGACCGATGATGAAAAAGAACTGCTGAAAACCTGTCTGAAAGACAGATATAAGATATTCGGATATATGACAAACGGGCAGATATGCGAGGTTTTTTCTGCGGCGGACTGCCTGCTCTATCCTTCGCTTTATGAAGGGTTCGGACTGCCTGTTCTGGAAGCCATGCGCTGTGGATGCCCTGTGGTTGCGTCCGACTGCTCCTCTCTGCCGGAGGCGGCGGGGGATGCGGGCATACTGGTTAAAAACATGACGCCTGAAGGCTATGCCGAGGCCATGGACAGCCTGAAAGACCGCAGGGACGAGCTTATCGCCAGAGGCTTTGCCCATTCCGCAAATTTTTCATGGGACAGATGCTTCGAAGAGACAAAATCCTTCTATGCGAAAGTGTTGGGGAAAATAGCCTGA
- a CDS encoding HpcH/HpaI aldolase family protein, whose amino-acid sequence MSLKKKLQNNELTLGSWVTIGHQSVVEIMASAGFEWLTIDMEHSVIELAAAQNLIGHIQAAGMKALVRVGKNEEVVIKRVMDAGADGIIVPMVNSREDAEQAVRYAKYPPIGKRGVGLARAQKYGIGFDEYKGWLNDEAVIIAQVEHIDSVRNINDIITTPGIDGIIVGPYDLSGSMNVPGEYDRPEVKEALLAVEKACKAANFPLGFHVIQPDYDKLKEKIDLGYTFLAFSLDFLFLGQKAREEMGRHK is encoded by the coding sequence ATGTCTCTTAAAAAGAAACTGCAAAACAACGAACTCACACTCGGTTCATGGGTCACCATCGGCCACCAGTCGGTGGTTGAGATAATGGCTTCCGCCGGATTCGAGTGGCTGACAATAGATATGGAACACAGCGTGATAGAGCTTGCGGCGGCGCAGAACCTCATCGGCCACATTCAGGCGGCGGGCATGAAAGCCCTTGTCAGAGTTGGTAAGAACGAAGAGGTGGTCATTAAGCGTGTTATGGACGCTGGAGCTGACGGAATCATCGTTCCCATGGTGAACAGCCGTGAGGACGCAGAACAGGCAGTGCGCTATGCGAAATATCCGCCCATAGGCAAAAGGGGCGTTGGTCTCGCCCGTGCTCAGAAATACGGCATCGGGTTCGACGAATACAAAGGCTGGCTCAACGATGAAGCGGTAATAATAGCTCAGGTGGAGCATATTGATTCTGTGCGCAACATAAACGACATCATCACGACACCCGGAATAGACGGCATAATAGTCGGTCCCTATGACCTTTCAGGCTCAATGAACGTGCCGGGTGAGTATGACCGTCCCGAAGTTAAGGAAGCCCTCCTTGCCGTTGAAAAGGCTTGTAAGGCGGCTAACTTTCCTCTGGGTTTCCATGTTATCCAGCCGGATTATGACAAACTGAAAGAGAAGATAGATCTCGGATATACATTTCTCGCATTCAGCCTCGATTTTCTGTTTCTGGGGCAGAAGGCCCGTGAAGAGATGGGAAGGCATAAATAA
- a CDS encoding acyltransferase family protein, whose protein sequence is MSLKYRSDIDGLRTLAVMPVLFYHAGMTLFSGGYVGVDIFFVISGYLITSIIVRELDEDRFTISNFYVRRVKRIFPALYFLLAFTFLLSFFTLMPVHFESFGKSVVSTVLFGSNILFWQESGYFDSQAETKPLLHTWSLGVEEQFYIFFPIMLMLIAKYGGKKYVRYALTLFIASFILCVWGTKTHPEAAFYLIPYRTWELMLGALIALKFFPKTEKPLHTNIMSGTGLLLLCISIFYFSHDTSFPGYAALLPCVGTALIIMSEGSFVNRVLSTKPVVWIGLLSYSLYLWHWPLFALRNYWGNIDIPPFYKSNLFLILLTFAFAAFSYYIVEKPLRVKKIENRKLFFRATYAVMFIGCLVGASAIVTNGIPQRIPEEAAKLAYTPNSKFKTKECYELSEDAIKAGKYCSMGDTESKPVFALWGDSHALALSDGLDKFAGDNKASGLFMSNSACPPLLGLAGTDRAKADQCIKSNIAIADEIADNRKVENVVLVCRWMKYTDSPQKLEDFRAALDRTLDKLKHKEVFFVLDNAEADFDVPRELAKDALLKAYIPALASKQPINISAGTYETMNSNLISLLKEYENRTNFHVVPLYQGLCGPDGCITQYDGRALYYDDDHLSVFGADYAVKNGGALLLEMVK, encoded by the coding sequence ATGAGCCTTAAATACCGAAGCGACATAGACGGACTGCGGACACTGGCCGTTATGCCCGTCCTTTTTTATCACGCCGGAATGACTCTTTTCTCAGGCGGCTACGTCGGCGTGGATATCTTTTTCGTCATATCGGGCTACCTGATAACCTCCATCATAGTAAGAGAGCTGGACGAGGACAGGTTCACCATATCAAACTTTTATGTCAGACGGGTAAAGCGTATCTTCCCTGCTCTCTATTTTCTTCTGGCTTTCACATTTCTGCTGTCTTTTTTCACCCTTATGCCGGTGCATTTTGAAAGTTTCGGCAAAAGCGTTGTTTCAACTGTGCTTTTCGGCTCTAATATACTTTTCTGGCAGGAGAGCGGCTACTTCGACTCTCAGGCCGAGACAAAGCCCCTGCTCCACACCTGGTCGCTGGGGGTTGAGGAACAGTTTTACATCTTTTTCCCCATAATGCTGATGCTGATAGCCAAATACGGCGGCAAAAAATACGTCCGCTATGCGCTGACACTCTTCATAGCGTCTTTTATCCTCTGCGTATGGGGAACGAAGACACACCCCGAAGCGGCTTTCTATCTGATCCCCTACCGCACATGGGAGCTGATGCTCGGAGCCCTCATCGCACTGAAATTCTTCCCTAAGACCGAAAAACCGCTCCACACGAATATAATGTCCGGTACAGGACTGCTTCTGCTCTGCATCAGTATATTCTATTTCTCCCACGACACCAGCTTCCCCGGCTATGCGGCTCTTCTGCCCTGCGTGGGAACGGCACTTATAATAATGTCCGAAGGCAGTTTCGTTAACAGGGTGCTCAGCACAAAACCAGTTGTATGGATAGGGCTTCTGTCTTATTCGCTCTACCTCTGGCACTGGCCTCTGTTCGCCCTGCGCAACTACTGGGGCAATATTGACATCCCCCCTTTCTACAAGTCGAACCTGTTTCTCATCCTGCTAACTTTCGCCTTTGCGGCGTTTTCATATTACATTGTCGAAAAACCCCTGAGGGTCAAAAAGATAGAAAACAGGAAGCTGTTCTTCCGTGCAACCTACGCAGTTATGTTCATCGGCTGTCTGGTGGGCGCATCCGCAATTGTCACCAACGGCATACCCCAGCGTATCCCCGAAGAAGCGGCTAAACTGGCCTACACGCCTAACAGCAAGTTTAAAACAAAAGAGTGCTACGAACTGTCCGAAGATGCCATAAAGGCCGGAAAATACTGCTCCATGGGTGATACGGAGTCGAAACCCGTGTTCGCTCTGTGGGGTGACTCCCACGCACTGGCACTTTCAGACGGACTGGATAAGTTCGCCGGAGACAACAAGGCCTCAGGATTGTTCATGTCCAACTCAGCCTGTCCGCCCCTTCTGGGTCTGGCAGGAACAGACAGGGCGAAGGCCGACCAGTGTATAAAAAGCAATATCGCCATTGCAGACGAAATAGCCGACAACAGAAAGGTTGAGAATGTCGTTCTGGTTTGCAGATGGATGAAATACACCGACTCACCCCAAAAACTGGAAGATTTCCGTGCCGCTCTGGACAGAACACTGGATAAGCTGAAGCACAAAGAGGTCTTTTTTGTTCTGGACAACGCCGAGGCGGATTTCGATGTCCCCCGTGAACTGGCAAAAGATGCACTGCTCAAGGCGTACATCCCGGCCCTAGCCTCAAAACAGCCTATAAATATATCCGCAGGCACTTATGAAACAATGAACTCAAACCTCATCAGCCTGCTGAAAGAATATGAGAACAGAACCAATTTCCACGTTGTTCCTCTGTATCAGGGGCTTTGCGGACCTGACGGATGCATCACCCAATATGACGGCCGTGCGCTGTATTACGACGATGATCACCTTTCGGTATTCGGAGCAGACTATGCAGTCAAAAACGGCGGTGCACTTTTGCTTGAGATGGTGAAATGA
- a CDS encoding cyclase family protein codes for MTVSVRYTRGSTAIKRIFLSHTINSETPAYGGKKQVELERTSDMAKGDTANNTRLSMSLHTGTHLDMPLHFFADGQDISSYGADFWFFEKPLFVCVEPAGYVINDELLGKLDTIEDKGYDCIIVRTGFDRSDENMADKNFGFHESVADYIRKKYRSVRLFGMDTLSVSSFQDRMEGRKAHRAFLNPESPLILLEDMKLDDPDIYKISRLIILPLRVDQGDGLPCTVVGETA; via the coding sequence TTGACTGTATCCGTGAGATACACGAGAGGGAGCACGGCGATTAAGCGTATCTTTCTTTCCCACACAATAAATTCTGAAACCCCCGCATACGGCGGAAAAAAACAGGTTGAGCTTGAGCGCACTTCCGACATGGCAAAGGGCGACACTGCCAACAATACTCGTCTGAGCATGAGTCTGCACACGGGAACCCATCTGGACATGCCCCTGCATTTCTTTGCAGACGGGCAGGACATCAGCTCTTACGGTGCGGATTTCTGGTTCTTTGAAAAGCCTCTTTTCGTGTGCGTTGAGCCTGCGGGCTATGTTATAAATGATGAACTGCTTGGCAAGCTCGACACCATCGAAGACAAAGGATATGACTGCATCATCGTCCGCACGGGTTTTGACCGTTCAGACGAAAACATGGCGGATAAAAACTTCGGTTTCCACGAATCGGTGGCGGACTATATACGGAAAAAATACAGGTCTGTCAGACTGTTCGGAATGGATACCCTTTCGGTTTCCTCTTTTCAGGACAGGATGGAGGGCAGAAAGGCGCACAGGGCTTTTCTGAATCCTGAAAGCCCGCTGATACTCCTTGAGGATATGAAACTGGACGATCCTGATATTTATAAAATAAGCAGACTTATTATATTGCCTCTGCGGGTTGACCAAGGTGACGGATTGCCCTGCACAGTGGTGGGCGAGACAGCATGA